A window of Kribbella sp. NBC_00382 genomic DNA:
TCCGGCAGTCCCCAGTGGTTCCACTCGTCCGCGTACTTCGCAACGATGCCCAAGGCAACCTTTTCACCCGAGGCGCCGATCAGCAGCGGAACCTTGGCCGGCTTGGGCTCCAGTGGCGCACCGGTCAGCTGGTAGTACTTGCCTTCGAAGGTCGTCCGCTCCTGGGTGAGCAGCCCGGTGAAGACCTGACAGGCCTCCTCGAACCGGGCCAGCAGCTCCTTCACCGGCGGCAGCTCGATCCCGTAGACCTCGTGCTCGTTCACCTGCCAGCCGGCGCCGATACCGAGGACGAACCGCCCGCCACTCATCTGGTCCAGAGTCGCGGCGGCGTTAGCCACGACCGCGGGATGCCGATACGTGTTGCCGAGCACCATCGAGCCGATCCGGACGCGCTCGGTCTTCACCGCAAGCCCGGCCAGCAAGGCCAGGCACTCGTTCATCGGTAGCGAGAGGTCACCATTGTTGACCATGAAATGGTCGGCCATCCACACGCCGTGCCAACCGGTTCTCTCGGCGTACTCCGCGCCGTCGAGTACTTCCTGCCAGGTCCGGCCCGCACTGGGCCACAAGGAGAAGTCCATGGGACCGAGCTTATGCACTCTCCTGAGCGGCCAGGACAGCATCCCCGTTGACAGCGGCCCAGGTGGTCAGCATCCGGATCGGCTCCATCAGGGTCTTGCCCAGCTCCGTCAGGTCGTAGTCGACCCTGGGCGGTACGCCGCCGAAGTCCTCCCGCGTCACCAGCCCGTTGGCCTGCAGCCGGCGCAGCGTCTGGGTGAGGACCTTCTTCGAGATCCCACCGATCAGCTCGACCAGCTCACCGTGCCTCCGCGGCCCTTCGCTGAGCCCCCACAACACCACGACCGCCCATTTGTCCGCGATCACCTCGACCGCGAGCCGCGCTGGGCAGTCCGCCAGGAATACGTCACCGATCCCATCCACAGACCCAAGGGTACTTAGGGGTTCCCGTTGCGCTGTCTAGCGTCAGCAGCATGATCCCTTTGCCGGAAAGCACTCATCGGCTCTTCGCCACCGACAACCACGCCGTCCTCGTCACCGTCGACGCAGACGGTTCACCGCAGGCATCACTGGTCTGGGCCGAGCGCGACGGCGACCAGGTGCTGATCGGGATGGAGGGTTACCAGCGCAAGGCCGCGAACCTTCGTCGCGATCCGCGCGTCACAGTGATCATCGAGGACGACCAGCCGAGCCGGCGTGGCCTGTCCCAGTACCTGGTGATTCGCGGGCGCGCCGAGATCAGCGGGCCGGAGATCGGGGCGGAATGGACGGCGTTGATGGACAAGCAGTCCCAGCGGTACCTGGGCAAGGACTACCCGTTCGAGAACCGGTACTCCGAGACCGCGGTGATCGCTCGCGTCACGCCGGAGAAGATCACCGGCGAGGGTCCCTGGGCAGCGCGCGGCTGACCCCGGCGCAGGGGTTAGAGCAGGTGCCAGCGGAGGAGGAACGCGCCGACCGCGAGCACCAGGTAGGCCAGGACGAACACGACGCCGATGCCGGGACGCGGGCGGGAGCGGCGTACCGGCTGGTCGTCGGCCGCGTCGCGGATCGACCGCATGACGGCCGCGGCGTGCGCGGTCTGCCCCTTGGCGATGCCGTTGATCTCGTTCTCGTCCTTGCCGCTGGTCAGCACGACGGAGTCGTCGACGATCTCGATGTCGTCGACGTCCTGCCAGGCGAGGCTGCGGACGAGCAGGCTGGTGCGGGCCTTCAGCGCGGTCGCGGTGATCTCGACCCGGTACAGCACCACGCCGCCCGCGACCCGCACGACCGAGGCGCCGATGATCGTGAACAGGCCGACCGCGAGGAAGTCGCGAGCACCCATCCACAGCCAGGAGTTCAGCGCCGGGACGGCGATGAAGGGCACGATGAACAAGGCCCAGGCCCACCACGGCGCCGGATCCAGCGGGAGCCGCCATGGCAGCGGTGGTAGCGCGACGTCGGCACCGGCCTGTACGTCGGTATCAGGGCGCGCGGCAGCGTCATCGGTGCCGCTCGAACGATTTCCCATGGGCGGGACCCTAGACCCCTCAGCTCGAATTAGCTGATCCGACATCGACTTACCCCTTGATCAACGCCCAGGCGGTGACGGCGATGACCGCCACGACCGCAGGCAGAAAGACCACGGCGCCCCAGGATAACGACACCCGGTAACTGGTCAACGCCGAGGTGTTGTTACCGCGCAGCCGCTCCACCACACCGGCCACCTGATCGGCGGTCGGCCGGCCGTTGAGACCGTCGTAGCTGAGGGTTCGCGTGCCCCGGTGGCCGAGGTCGATGACCACCTTCTTCGGGCCGCGCCGCTGCACACCGTCGACCGCTTTCCAGCTGTACCGACGGCGGAGCAGCGGTCCTCGGAGTACGAGCTCGTTCGTCCGTACTGTCAGCCGGTGGTACCAGCGATGCTTCAGCCGTGGTGACCAGGGCAGGGGTGGGACCGACTTGGGTGGGACTGGGGTGACGCGGGCGGGCGCCTTCGGATCGCGCTCGCCCGGGTTACTCGGCGGCAAGGTCCCGGGAACGGTTGCGGGCGGCTTCGATGGCCGACAGGAACGCGGCCCGGACCTTGTGGTCCTCGAGTTCACGGACCGCGGCGGCCGTCGTACCGCCCGGGGAGGTGACGCGCTCCCGCAGTACGGTCGGGTGTTCGCCGGTCTCGCGGAGCAGCTTGGCCGAGCCGAAGAGCGTCTGGACGACCAGGTCGGTCGCGGTCGAGCGGGGCAGGCCCATGTGCACGCCCGCCTCGATCATCGACTCGACCACGAAGAAGATGTACGCCGGACCCGAACCCGAGATCGCGGTCACCGCGTCCTGCTGCTTCTCAGGAACGCGGATGACCCGCCCGGTCGCGGCCAGTAGGCCCTCGGCCAGTACCAGGTGGCTCTCGTCGCAGTGCGCGCCACGGGAGATCGCTGCCATCCCCTCGTCGACCAGGGCCGGCGTGTTCGGCATTACCCGGACGACGGCGACGCCCTCGGGCAACCGGGACTCGATGAACGTGGTGGTGATGCCGGCCGCCAGCGAGACGATCGTCTGGCTCGACCGAATCGCCGGAGCGATCTCGGCGAGCAGGTCGGGCATGTCCTGCGGCTTGACCACCAGGACCAGGGTGTCCGCCTTGGCCGCGGCCTCCACGTTCGTCACCACGTCCACGCCGTACCGCTCGCGCAGCTCGGTCGCGCGCTCCTCGCGCCGCTCGGTGATCAGCAGCTCGCCCGGTCGTCGGCCGGCGCGCAGCAGCCCGGACAACAACGTCTCACCCATCACACCGGCGCCGAGAATGGCCACCTGCCCGTTCTGACTCATGGCTTCAGGTTAGCGGTGCGGCTGTTCGACTTCGTTCGAATTCCGCGACCCGGTCGATCGCCGCGCTACATGCTCCTTCGGCAACCGCCCCGGCCGAAAGGACTTCCCCATGCCCGCAGCGAGCAACTCCCCCGGATCCGACACCGGTTGGGGGATCACCGTCAACTTCTTCCGTCGTACGTTCGCAGTCCTCGCCGGTGCCCTCGTTCTGATCGCCGGCGGGGTGACCGCGGCGTCCGCTTCCACGACCGGCGCCCCGCCGGCATCGGGCACCACATCGAAGGCAAGTGCGTCCGCTTCATGCTGTACGAGTTGAAGGACGGCGTGACGCGCAATCCCACCATCTGGAGCGCCTGGATCGGCACGGAGTACGGGTCCCCCTGCTAGGTGATCCGGGCGAGGGCTGCCTCGGCGCGCTGTAGTTCGTAGCGGTCCTCGATGCGTTCGGCGTCCTCCAGCGCAATGCGGTGCTGTTCAGCCGCCTCAGCGACTCGGCCGGCTGCTGTCAGGGCATGGCCGTAGTCGTTGCGCACTTCGATGGTGAACGGCCTGCTGCCGAGCCGGTCGGCCAGATCGAGCGCCTGCTCGTGGAGCTCGATCGCATCGTCGATCCGGCCGGCTGCCCGGTGCAGCCGGCCGAGGCAGTTCAGGCAGTCGCTCTCACAGTTCACGAACGCGATCCGGCGAGACAGCTCCAGCGCCTCTTCGAACCCCTGCCACGCCTGGTCAACGCGGCCCAGCGCCTCGCAAGCGACGGCCACGTTGTTGAGGGCGAACGCCTCCTCGAAGGTGTCCGTGCCCAGCTTCCGGCTGATCATGAGCCCCTGCTCGAACAGCTCCAGGGCGATCCCGGGTCGGTCGAGCCGTAGCTGCGGCCAGCCTTGGCCGGCCAGCGTCGTGGTCATCCCGGTCAGGTTGCCCTCTGCCTCGAACAGCCCGTACGCCTCCCGCTGACCGTCGATCGCCTGCGCGTAGGCGCCGAGCCGATAGTGGCCGAGGGCAACATTCGACAACCCGCTCGCCTCGCCGAGCCGGTTGCCCGCCAGCCGGGCATAGTCCAGCGCCTGTTGATAGGCCGCGCGGCCGTCGGCGTACCGGCCGAGTCGCCAGTACAGGCCGCCGAGACTGTTGTACGACCGGCCGCGCACCTTGTCGGTCTTCGCGCAGCGGATCGCCGTCAGGTGCAGTACCTCCGCGCCACTGAACAGGCTTGCGGTGCCGAGGTAGTACATCAAGGTCGCCGACACCCCGGTCGCGTACTCCGGGCGCCCGTGGTCGGCCGCATACAACGCGGTGGCGATCAGGTTGGACCGCTCGGCCTCGAGCCAGTCCCGCCCCGCGTCCCGGTCGGCGAACTCCAGCGCGAACCGCCCGGGATGCTCGACGATCCATTGCTTCTCGGTCAGCTCGATCCGCTCGCGGTCCTGTGGCGCATAGGCCACGGCGGCGGCCGCGACCGTCTTGCGGTAGTAGTCGAAGAGGCCGTCGAGGGCGGCCCGGCGTACCGACGCGGGGTCGTCGTCCCGGCCCTGGTCGGAGGCGAGCAGGCGGATCAGATCGTGCAGCTCGTAGCGGCCGGATCGCTCCTCCAGGAGATTCATCTGGACCAGCTTGGCCAGCTGCTCGCGGGCCGGCTCGATGGTCAGATCCGCGAGGGCGGCAGCGGCGTACGCGTCGAAATCGCGGCCCGGATGGAGGGCTAGCAGGCGGAGCATTCGGCGTACCGGGGGCTGTAATGCCTGGTAGGACAGGGAAAGCGAGGCTGCGACGCCGTCGTCGAGCCGGAGCCGCGCAGTGTGTTCCTGGAGGCGTTCGAGGTGGTCGGCGAGGGTCCAGTCGGGCTGCGCGCTGATGCGTCCGGCCAGGACCGCGAGAGCGAGCGGGAGGTGGCCGACCAACTCGGTGATCCGGGTGGCCGCGACCGGCTCGCGATCGACCTTGTCCCCGGCCGCTCGCCGGAGCAGTACCGCCGACTCGGCCGGGTCGAACACCTCCAGACCGATCCGGTGAGCGTTGGTCATCCGGCGGCGACTCGTGATCAGGGTGAACGCATTCTTCGCGGTGAGCGGCTGCACCTGGTCGTCGGAGGCCGCGTTGTCGAGCAGTACGACGGTCCGGCGGCCCTCGATGATCTGGTCGAACAGCTGCGAGCGCGCCGACAGGTCCAGCCCGTGGATCCGGCTCCCGGAGACGCCGAGCCGTCGCAGGAAGCCGTCGAGCACGGCCGCCGGATCGGCGGGTGGCCGTACCGGGTCGTACCCGCGGAGGTTCACGGAGAACTCAAGCTCGACGTCAGCCAGCCTGTTGACGACCCGGCTGGCCAGCGTGGTCTTGCCGACTCCAGGCATCCCGTCGATGCAGACGAGCCGATGCGTCTCCAACGCAGTGGCCGCCGCCAGTACGGTGGATGCCCGCCCGACGAAGGCATCCCCATCGGACTCCACTCGGCCGCCGACCTGCACCACCGAGGCGTCCGCGGCCAGCCCGGACACCACCTGATGCGCCTGCCGCCACTCTGCCGCGCGCGACTCGTCGCCCAGGACGACGCGGGCGATGTCGACCACCAGCTCGACGTCGAGCCTGGTCCGCCCCGGCGACAGACACCGGTACGTCGTGTTGAACGCAGGCAGCTCGGCGATCCCCCGCTCCTGCCGGGACCGCACCACCCGCCGATGGATCTCCCGATAGGACAACCCCGACCAGACCTGCAAGGCCCGCAACCGGGCCCCGAGCTCATCAACCGTACGCACACCACCCGGCTCCGGCGCCCGACCCTCCACCAATCGCCTCCCCAGATGCGAAGGCTCAACCCTAGAGCTCATTGGGGACCAATTCACCTGGTTCGAAGGAATTCCCTTGCGATCGGGCCGCGGCCGTTAATTAATTGCCGGGCGCTGGGCGGCACCGGATGATGCAGCCAACAGGTTCGGGGGCGACGACAACCCGTGAGGTGGACCGAATGAGACGACGTGTTCGTGGAGTGACCGGCGCCGCGGCGGCGGCCGCCCTGGTGGTGGGGGCACTGGTTGCCACCGCGCCGGTGGCCGCGCAGGCGCAGGGCGTGAAACCAACCTTCGTGAACGGCTTGGCACAAGATGTCTTCTCGACCAACCCGGCCGACTGGTACAGCGGCGAGGTCTGGGTGCAGGCGCCCTTCGACTCCGACGGGGACGGTCGCGCCGACCGGATCCACGCGGACTTCACCGCCCCCGGCGAGGTGCTGACCGACGGCCTGAAGGTGCCGGTCATCTTCGAGGACAGCCCGTACTACGCCGGCCTCAACGACGCTGCGAACTGGGGAGTCGACCACCCCCTCGGCCAGCCGCCGGCATCGCGGGTGACCACGCCCTTCCAGGAGGGCCGCGAGACCAGCCCGGTGATCAGCACCATCTACGAGTCCCGTTGGGTGCCCCGGGGATTCGCGGTCGTCCACGCGGAGTCGCCCGGCACCGGCCACTCGGACGGTTGCCCGACCTCGGGCGGTAGCAACGAGACGCTGGCCGGCAAGGCGGTGATCGACTGGCTCAACGGTCGCGCCCCGGCGTACACGACTCAAGACGGTGACACCCCGGCGGTCGCATCCTGGACGACCGGCAAGGTCGGGATGATGGGGACGTCCTACAACGGGACGATTCCTGAGGCGGTCGCGACTACCGGCGTACAGGGTCTGGAGGCGATCGTTCCGATCTCGGCGATCTCCGACTGGTACGACTACTACCGCGCCAACGGCATGGTCCGGGCGCCGGGCACGTACCAGGGCGAGGACCTCGACGTCCTCGCCGACGCGGTGTACTCGCGGCTGGACGAGCACACGCAGCGGACGATCTGCCAGCCGGTGCTCGACGAGCTGAAGGCGAAGCAGGACCGGGCCACCGGCGATCGCAGCGCCTTCTGGCAGGAACGCAACTACATGAAGGACGTGCACAACGTGCACGCCGCCGCGTTGGTTGCGCACGGCAACAACGACTTCAACGTGATGACGAAGAACGCGGCCCAGTTCTACGACGCCTTGAAGAAGCAGGGCGTGCCGCACATGTTCTACTTCCACCAGGGCGGGCACGGCGGAGCGCCGCCGGACGTGCTGATCAACTACTGGTTCACGCGGTACCTGTTCGGCGTGGAGAACGGTGTCGAGCAACTGCCGCGCTCCTGGGTCGTCCGTGAGCCGGCATCCTGCCCGGCCCGGCAGAGCACGGTGACCGGCGACCAGGCGAACACCGCCACGTTGACGGTCGCGGACACCAGCGCGTTCCGGATCGGGTTCACCCTGACGGTCCCGCAGACCAACGCCAACGGGACGATCACGAACACGACGCGACTGATCTCCAACATCCCTGACGCGACCCACTTGGTGCTGTCCTCGGCCGTCGCGACCGGCACCGGCCAGAAGGTTGCCGGAGGCACCATCGTCAACCTGGTCTGCAACACCGCCAACCCCACCCCGTACGCCGAATGGCCCGACCCCGCCACCTCGGGCGTCGACCTCCGCTTCACCCCGGGCGGCAACGCTCGCGGCGGTCTCACCGTCGGCAAGGACGGAAGCGTCCGGGAGACCCTGGTCGACAACGTCGCGATCAGTGCGACCGCGTCAGCCAACGCGGCCTCGTCCGCCGAACGCCTGATCTACCAGACCGGCCCGCTGACCAAGCCCGTCCGGATCAGCGGTACCCCGACCGTCTCACTCAAGGTCGCCTTCAGCGCTGCCAAGGCAAACCTGTCGGTGGCGTTGGTCAGCTATGCCCCGAACGGCACGGCCACGATCCTCACTCGCGGCTGGCGCGATCCCTCCAACACCGAGTCCGACTGGTTCGAGACGCCGATCCGGATCGGCGCCACCGACCGGGTCGACGTCGACCTGCAGCCGAAGGACAGCGTCGTACCGGCCGGCAACCGCCTCGCCCTGATGGTGCTGTCCAGCGACCAGGAGTTCACCATCCGGCCACCGGCGGGCACGCAGGTCAC
This region includes:
- a CDS encoding Xaa-Pro dipeptidyl-peptidase yields the protein MRRRVRGVTGAAAAAALVVGALVATAPVAAQAQGVKPTFVNGLAQDVFSTNPADWYSGEVWVQAPFDSDGDGRADRIHADFTAPGEVLTDGLKVPVIFEDSPYYAGLNDAANWGVDHPLGQPPASRVTTPFQEGRETSPVISTIYESRWVPRGFAVVHAESPGTGHSDGCPTSGGSNETLAGKAVIDWLNGRAPAYTTQDGDTPAVASWTTGKVGMMGTSYNGTIPEAVATTGVQGLEAIVPISAISDWYDYYRANGMVRAPGTYQGEDLDVLADAVYSRLDEHTQRTICQPVLDELKAKQDRATGDRSAFWQERNYMKDVHNVHAAALVAHGNNDFNVMTKNAAQFYDALKKQGVPHMFYFHQGGHGGAPPDVLINYWFTRYLFGVENGVEQLPRSWVVREPASCPARQSTVTGDQANTATLTVADTSAFRIGFTLTVPQTNANGTITNTTRLISNIPDATHLVLSSAVATGTGQKVAGGTIVNLVCNTANPTPYAEWPDPATSGVDLRFTPGGNARGGLTVGKDGSVRETLVDNVAISATASANAASSAERLIYQTGPLTKPVRISGTPTVSLKVAFSAAKANLSVALVSYAPNGTATILTRGWRDPSNTESDWFETPIRIGATDRVDVDLQPKDSVVPAGNRLALMVLSSDQEFTIRPPAGTQVTLNLHGSSFNLPVVGGRAAFVAATS
- a CDS encoding PPOX class F420-dependent oxidoreductase, encoding MIPLPESTHRLFATDNHAVLVTVDADGSPQASLVWAERDGDQVLIGMEGYQRKAANLRRDPRVTVIIEDDQPSRRGLSQYLVIRGRAEISGPEIGAEWTALMDKQSQRYLGKDYPFENRYSETAVIARVTPEKITGEGPWAARG
- the proC gene encoding pyrroline-5-carboxylate reductase codes for the protein MSQNGQVAILGAGVMGETLLSGLLRAGRRPGELLITERREERATELRERYGVDVVTNVEAAAKADTLVLVVKPQDMPDLLAEIAPAIRSSQTIVSLAAGITTTFIESRLPEGVAVVRVMPNTPALVDEGMAAISRGAHCDESHLVLAEGLLAATGRVIRVPEKQQDAVTAISGSGPAYIFFVVESMIEAGVHMGLPRSTATDLVVQTLFGSAKLLRETGEHPTVLRERVTSPGGTTAAAVRELEDHKVRAAFLSAIEAARNRSRDLAAE
- a CDS encoding winged helix-turn-helix transcriptional regulator gives rise to the protein MDGIGDVFLADCPARLAVEVIADKWAVVVLWGLSEGPRRHGELVELIGGISKKVLTQTLRRLQANGLVTREDFGGVPPRVDYDLTELGKTLMEPIRMLTTWAAVNGDAVLAAQESA
- a CDS encoding tetratricopeptide repeat protein, which gives rise to MEGRAPEPGGVRTVDELGARLRALQVWSGLSYREIHRRVVRSRQERGIAELPAFNTTYRCLSPGRTRLDVELVVDIARVVLGDESRAAEWRQAHQVVSGLAADASVVQVGGRVESDGDAFVGRASTVLAAATALETHRLVCIDGMPGVGKTTLASRVVNRLADVELEFSVNLRGYDPVRPPADPAAVLDGFLRRLGVSGSRIHGLDLSARSQLFDQIIEGRRTVVLLDNAASDDQVQPLTAKNAFTLITSRRRMTNAHRIGLEVFDPAESAVLLRRAAGDKVDREPVAATRITELVGHLPLALAVLAGRISAQPDWTLADHLERLQEHTARLRLDDGVAASLSLSYQALQPPVRRMLRLLALHPGRDFDAYAAAALADLTIEPAREQLAKLVQMNLLEERSGRYELHDLIRLLASDQGRDDDPASVRRAALDGLFDYYRKTVAAAAVAYAPQDRERIELTEKQWIVEHPGRFALEFADRDAGRDWLEAERSNLIATALYAADHGRPEYATGVSATLMYYLGTASLFSGAEVLHLTAIRCAKTDKVRGRSYNSLGGLYWRLGRYADGRAAYQQALDYARLAGNRLGEASGLSNVALGHYRLGAYAQAIDGQREAYGLFEAEGNLTGMTTTLAGQGWPQLRLDRPGIALELFEQGLMISRKLGTDTFEEAFALNNVAVACEALGRVDQAWQGFEEALELSRRIAFVNCESDCLNCLGRLHRAAGRIDDAIELHEQALDLADRLGSRPFTIEVRNDYGHALTAAGRVAEAAEQHRIALEDAERIEDRYELQRAEAALARIT
- a CDS encoding TIGR03560 family F420-dependent LLM class oxidoreductase, with amino-acid sequence MDFSLWPSAGRTWQEVLDGAEYAERTGWHGVWMADHFMVNNGDLSLPMNECLALLAGLAVKTERVRIGSMVLGNTYRHPAVVANAAATLDQMSGGRFVLGIGAGWQVNEHEVYGIELPPVKELLARFEEACQVFTGLLTQERTTFEGKYYQLTGAPLEPKPAKVPLLIGASGEKVALGIVAKYADEWNHWGLPDVAEHKGKVFREHCEKIGRDPSVVRRSTQTLIEIIAPGDTEAEERRDRLIAAGRPTIMGSAEYVLDVVSRYPAAGIDEFLVPDGFLGTGNRRFDALELLREEVFNKI